The Eriocheir sinensis breed Jianghai 21 chromosome 4, ASM2467909v1, whole genome shotgun sequence genome has a segment encoding these proteins:
- the LOC126980594 gene encoding THAP domain-containing protein 11-like — protein MPGCCVPGCTNRGERGYRLYRFPSDPERRQIWTNNVAREGWTPSRWTYVCQEHFEHDQFENRRADGRRKLRWNAVPTLFAGRTVKKPPAVPRPPPPTEEHVAQSDHSYSSLEPSDKTSSVSEDSAPEGNCKQEKNESVKEAADPQSRVPSTDAPDGTTPPVLYNQLFDVLTSLHTAVATLNTNMQNFEKRLSIIERRIGASVAVKQDERPSTTAEETYIDSTDATSDTDPVCVLQVTAQR, from the exons ATGCCCGGCTGCTGCGTCCCCGGCTGCACCAACAGGGGGGAGCGGGGCTACAGATTGTATAGATTCCCCTCAGACCCGGAGAGGCGCCAGATCTGGACCAACAATGTCGCTCGTGAGGGCTGGACGCCATCCCGGTGGACATATgtgtgccag GAACACTTTGAACATGACCAGTTTGAGAACAGGAGAGCTGACGGCAGACGGAAGCTGAGGTGGAATGCAGTGCCAACTCTCTTCGCTGGCCGCACCGTAAAGAAACCACCCGCCGTGCCAAGACCCCCACCACCTACTGAGGAACACGTGGCTCAGTCTGATCACTCATACAGTTCCTTAGAGCCAAGTGATAAGACATCCAGCGTTT ctGAAGACAGTGCCCCTGAGGGTAATTGCAagcaagagaaaaatgaaagtgtcAAAGAGGCTGCTGACCCGCAGTCCAGAGTACCTTCCACTGATGCTCCAGATGGTACGACTCCTCCTGTTCTGTACAATCAGCTTTTTGATGTCTTGACATCTCTTCACACTGCAGTTGCCACCCTCAACACAAATATGCAAAACTTTGAAAAGAGACTCAGCATCATCGAAAGAAGGATCGGTGCCTCTGTTGCAGTTAAGCAAGACGAGAGACCTAGTACTACTGCAGAGGAGACTTACATCGACAGTACTGATGCCACTTCAGACACAGACCCAGTGTGTGTCTTACAAGTCACAGCACAGCGGTGA
- the LOC126980599 gene encoding transmembrane protein 69-like, protein MLRCAWRRGLPLGAAPGGRQWVAAVGANHCLNGISRQACQGEGAKKLHTSSCDNFREDKKTTSLALLDAVKQVRHSPKPALALGFSGLVPFIAVPAYMMSTGIYEAELAQAQLYYGASILSFLGGVRWGLTLPEGSTQLPDWHNLGYSVAPSLVAWLGLLAPHSFGVLTVIGGLGVAGYMDIAMWGYPGWFKGMRFCLTFIAVLSLWTTLIFKMTLPSQNDEKGKETAKSVTE, encoded by the exons ATGCTGAGGTGTGCCTGGCGGCGCGGCCTTCCCCTGGGGGCGGCACCGGGGGGCAGGCAGTGGGTGGCGGCGGTGGGGGCCAATCACTGCCTCAACGGGATTTCGCGCCAGGCTTGCCAGG GCGAAGGAGCAAAGAAGCTTCACACTTCATCCTGTGATAACTtcagagaagacaagaaaaccaCCTCCCTGGCCCTTCTTGACGCTGTGAAGCAG GTCCGCCATTCCCCCAAACCAGCCCTTGCCCTTGGATTCTCTGGTTTGGTGCCGTTTATAGCCGTCCCAGCATACATGATGAGCACAGGTATTTATGAGGCTGAATTAGCTCAGGCACAACTGTATTATGGAGCATCAATTCTCTCCTTCCTGGGGGGCGTGCGGTGGGGCCTAACACTTCCGGAGGGCAGCACTCAGCTCCCTGATTGGCATAACTTGGGATATAGTGTCGCCCCATCCTTGGTGGCCTGGCTGGGGCTCCTAGCGCCTCACTCCTTTGGGGTACTAACGGTTATTGGGGGCCTCGGGGTAGCAGGGTACATGGATATAGCCATGTGGGGCTACCCAGGCTGGTTTAAGGGGATGAGGTTTTGCCTTACTTTCATAGCAGTTTTGTCCCTATGGACTACACTTATATTTAAAATGACATTGCCCTCACAGAATGATGAAAAGGGTAAAGAGACTGCAAAAAGTGTCACAGAATAG